The genomic interval AAACCCTCAGGCAAAAGAGAAGGGCGATTCTGTTCTTGCTGGGTCAATGAACCAGGACGGCCTGCTGGTGATTCAAACCGAAAAACCGTTTCAAGATTCGATTATTTCAAACGTCGCCCGCTTGGTTGATTCAGCCAAACGACAACCGACCGAAATTGAAACAACGGTTGAGTCGTTTGCAAAATATTATACGCCTTTGATTTTGGTGATCGCGTTATCGGTTTTTTTAGCAGGAAGCCTTCTGACCTATGATTGGACGACCTGGTTCTACCGAGCGTTGGTTATCTTGGTGGTTGGCTGCCCCTGTGCATTTTTGATTTCGACTCCAGTGGCGATGTTAGCGGCGCTGTCGAATGCGGCGCGGCATGGCGTGATCATTAAAGGCGGACGCTATCTCGAAGAAATTGGCCGGGCGCGCTCAATCTCGTTCGATAAGACGGGCGCTTTAACCGAAGGGCGTCCGCAGGTGAGTTCGGTTTCTCCGCTGAATGGGTACCAAGTCGATGACGTGTTGCTCGCGGCGGGCGCATTGAGCCAGGGATCGACTCATCCGTTATCACGTTCCATCTGGGAGTATTCCAGAGAGCGCATTCATACTTTCCCTGCAACGAGCGACTTCAATAATTTACCGGGCCGGGGGGCCGCCGCATCTATTAACGGGATGCCCCATTGGCTCGGCAGTTTGCGCCTTATGCAAGAGCAGGGCGTTTGTACGGAAGAGCAAGCCAGTCAACTCCAGCAATCTGAAACAGGCGGTAAGACGCTGGTGGCGGTTGCGAAACAAGCGGGCGCCATTGGGGCGATTTCGCTTTGCGATCCGGTGCGCAGCGATGCGGTTTTGGCCTTAGAGCGCTTGCGGGAATTAGGCGTTGATCAAATCGCCATGTTGACGGGCGACCGTCGCGAAGCCGCGTTAGGCGTTGCGGAACAACTACGCATTGAAGAAGTCCACGCGCAGCTTCTTCCGCAAGATAAAGCAGAATTGATTCAATCGCAAACGCTCAAAGCGCCCCCATCCATCATGGTCGGCGATGGGATCAATGATGCGCCTGCTTTGGCGTCGGCGAGCGTTGGCGTCGCGATTGGCGCAAGAGGATCAGATATTGCGATTGAGTCCGCGCCGATAACTCTGTTGGCGGACGATTTGACCCGCATCCCTTGGCTGATTGGATTGAGCCGCCGTACGCGCTCGGTGATCCATAGTAACATCGCAATTGCGCTTGGCATAAAGTTCGGCTTTGTATTGATGGCCGTAATGGGAGCGTCTGCATTATGGGTCGCTGTTTTGGCGGATGTCGGCGCCGCTCTATTGGTAATTTTAAACAGTATGAGATTATTGCGCTGGAACAATGAAACGTAAGATTATAGATTGCCTTGACAAGCCTTCGCGTCGCCGATAGCTTCAATATATCATCCAATGAAACGCTGAAACCATGATAACGATCCAACTCAACGGGAAACCAAAAGAGATTCAACAAGACTGTACGGTTATGCAGTTGCTGGAACAGCTTGCATTGCATCACAAACGAGTTGCGGTTGAAATTAACCGTGAAATTCTCAAACGCGATGCGTATGAAGAACATCGCATTAAAGACGGCGATGAGATTGAAGTTCTCCAGTTTGTCGGCGGGGGATCATAACTTACCATTTGAGGAACCATCATGACGCAAACGAATACAACCATACCACAAGACGATCCTCTTAAAATTGGGGACATCACCTTACGCTCGCGCTTGATTGTCGGCACGGGGAAATACAAAACCTTCGAAGAAACCGAACAGGCGCTCGAAGAGTCGGGAACCGAAATGGTCACCGTGGCGCTGCGCCGGGTCGATCTTGGCGCCGACGACCATTTGCTTAACCATATTGATCCCAAAAAATATATCATTCTGCCGAATACCGCCGGTTGTTACAACGCCGAAGACGCCATTCGCGTTTCGCGGTTAGGCCGGGAAATTGGTAACTCCAATCTGGTCAAACTTGAAGTTTTGGGCGACCCCGATACGTTGTTGCCGAACCCGTTTGAAACGCTGAAAGCGTTAGAGGTTTTAGTCAAAGAAGGCTTCACTGTAATGACCTACACCAGTGATGACCCGGTCGTCGCCAAGCAGCTGGAGGAAGCCGGGTCTGCGGTGGTGATGCCGGCGGGCGCTCCGATTGGCTCCGGGCAGGGAATTCTCAACCGCAATAATATCCGCATTATTTTAGAACGCGCCAAGGTGCCCATCATAGTGGACGCGGGAGTTGGTACGGCGTCTGATGTTTCGCAAGCGTTTGAACTTGGGTGCGAAGCAGTGTTGTTGAACACGGGCATTGCCGGTGCTAAAGACCCAATCCGTATGGCGCGCGCGATGAAACTTGCCGCATTGGCGGGGCGCGATGCGTATCTATCGGGGCGCATTCCGAAAAAGCTGTACGCAAACGCGAGCAGCCCTGATCTCGATTTTTAATGAACACTCCTCACGATTCAGGATTATATCGTTTGATTGACGCCAATGCTGACCGCACAGCGGAGGCGTTGCGCGTCGTCGGCGATATTGCCCGTTTTATTTTAGACGATCAGGAGATCGCTGGTCGTTGTAAGGCGATCCGCAGCGAGTTTTGGGCTGTCTATGCGTCAGTCCCTGGGCTTCAACAAAAAGGGCTGGCGAGCCGGGACAGCGTTGGTGATGTCGGACGCGAATTTCCCTCCATCGCCCATCAAGATGTTAGTCAGGTATTGAAATCAAACATTCACCGCGCACAAGAGTCGCTTCGGGTTTTGGAAGAAGCGTTTCGTTCGATTGACCAAGCAGCGTCGCAAAAAATTTCGACCTTTCGTTATCAATGCTATGACATTGAGCCACCGATGATGCAAGCAATGGACAGCTGGTCATTACAACAGAAATTAGATTTCGGTTTGTATGTCGTATTAGGCAGCGAATTTTCGAATGGGCGTGATTTTCTCGAAGTCGCTGAAAAGGCGATGCGCGGCGGAGCGGGCGCGATCCAACTGCGCGATAAGCAGATGGGCAAGCGTGAACTACTGCAATGGGCGAAGCGGCTGAGAGAACTTACCGCGCAATACGGCGCGACTTTTATCATAAACGATCACATTGACATTGCGTTGACGGTTGAGGCGGACGGAATCCACTTAGGTCAGGGCGATTTCCCAATTGCTGAAGCGCGCCGCATCATGGGGCCGCGCTTTATTATTGGCGCATCGACTCACTCGGTTGACCAGGCAAAACAGGCCATTGATGAGGGATGCAGCTAT from Candidatus Hinthialibacter antarcticus carries:
- the thiE gene encoding thiamine phosphate synthase, whose amino-acid sequence is MNTPHDSGLYRLIDANADRTAEALRVVGDIARFILDDQEIAGRCKAIRSEFWAVYASVPGLQQKGLASRDSVGDVGREFPSIAHQDVSQVLKSNIHRAQESLRVLEEAFRSIDQAASQKISTFRYQCYDIEPPMMQAMDSWSLQQKLDFGLYVVLGSEFSNGRDFLEVAEKAMRGGAGAIQLRDKQMGKRELLQWAKRLRELTAQYGATFIINDHIDIALTVEADGIHLGQGDFPIAEARRIMGPRFIIGASTHSVDQAKQAIDEGCSYFNVGPVFSTQTKKLTITPVGLELVREISSQFEFPFTVMGGIKLEHVGSLIECGARRIAVVTAVVGVDDIEAAARAFCDEIAQHVKS
- the thiS gene encoding sulfur carrier protein ThiS yields the protein MITIQLNGKPKEIQQDCTVMQLLEQLALHHKRVAVEINREILKRDAYEEHRIKDGDEIEVLQFVGGGS
- a CDS encoding thiazole synthase translates to MTQTNTTIPQDDPLKIGDITLRSRLIVGTGKYKTFEETEQALEESGTEMVTVALRRVDLGADDHLLNHIDPKKYIILPNTAGCYNAEDAIRVSRLGREIGNSNLVKLEVLGDPDTLLPNPFETLKALEVLVKEGFTVMTYTSDDPVVAKQLEEAGSAVVMPAGAPIGSGQGILNRNNIRIILERAKVPIIVDAGVGTASDVSQAFELGCEAVLLNTGIAGAKDPIRMARAMKLAALAGRDAYLSGRIPKKLYANASSPDLDF
- a CDS encoding cation-translocating P-type ATPase; this encodes MSQKDGHSHFHFIVGNSETLLLTLSTMLLLLAAGMYFAVGAGMVYHSVLFLSVVLSGWRLVPKAFKSVKKFRFDIYVLIIVAVIGALFLGEWFEAALASLLFSVSGWLEHYSQHRAQDSIHALLSLTPDTATVLAEDRETNVRIEDVAPGSKVLIRPGERVPLDGRVIEGQSYLDESPLTGESNPQAKEKGDSVLAGSMNQDGLLVIQTEKPFQDSIISNVARLVDSAKRQPTEIETTVESFAKYYTPLILVIALSVFLAGSLLTYDWTTWFYRALVILVVGCPCAFLISTPVAMLAALSNAARHGVIIKGGRYLEEIGRARSISFDKTGALTEGRPQVSSVSPLNGYQVDDVLLAAGALSQGSTHPLSRSIWEYSRERIHTFPATSDFNNLPGRGAAASINGMPHWLGSLRLMQEQGVCTEEQASQLQQSETGGKTLVAVAKQAGAIGAISLCDPVRSDAVLALERLRELGVDQIAMLTGDRREAALGVAEQLRIEEVHAQLLPQDKAELIQSQTLKAPPSIMVGDGINDAPALASASVGVAIGARGSDIAIESAPITLLADDLTRIPWLIGLSRRTRSVIHSNIAIALGIKFGFVLMAVMGASALWVAVLADVGAALLVILNSMRLLRWNNET